One genomic segment of Buchnera aphidicola (Chaitoregma tattakana) includes these proteins:
- the aroA gene encoding 3-phosphoshikimate 1-carboxyvinyltransferase, with protein MKKKIIIHPILKVNGVIDLPGSKSISNRVLLMSALSDSKTILKNFLFSEDTKYMLDALKKIGILFDCNLKKKQLKVFGSKESFKVKKKLSIFLGNAGTAMRPLVAIFSLYKNHIQLYGNKRMNLRPIKHLVDALKQSGAIIDYKDINGYPPVIIKGGFSGGKIHLNCTISSQFLTSLLMTAPLALNDTEIFIKNGLVSKPYIDITIKLMQVFGIKVFNKNYTHFKICSNQNYISPGAFLIEGDASSASYFLAAGSIKGGKVRVNGIGKNSIQGDIKFVEVLKKMGSEIKIKNNYITVKKGNLKSVTLDMNDMPDVAMTTAMLALFSSGETLITNIYNWRVKETDRISAMSKELKKIGSIVTEGKDFIKISPPKQFISAEISTYDDHRIAMCFSLIALSGKKVTILNPKCVNKTFPEYFKIFFSISKFE; from the coding sequence ATGAAAAAAAAAATTATTATACATCCAATATTAAAAGTAAATGGAGTTATAGATTTGCCGGGATCAAAAAGTATTTCTAACAGAGTTTTGTTAATGTCAGCTTTATCAGATAGCAAAACTATTTTAAAAAATTTTTTATTTAGTGAAGATACTAAATATATGCTTGATGCATTAAAAAAAATTGGTATTTTGTTTGATTGTAATTTGAAAAAAAAACAGTTAAAAGTGTTTGGATCTAAAGAATCTTTTAAAGTTAAAAAAAAACTTTCTATTTTTTTAGGAAATGCTGGCACTGCGATGAGACCTTTAGTGGCAATTTTTTCTTTATATAAAAATCATATACAATTATATGGAAATAAAAGAATGAATTTAAGACCAATAAAGCATTTAGTAGATGCTTTAAAACAGTCTGGTGCTATTATAGATTATAAAGATATTAATGGATACCCTCCAGTAATTATAAAAGGAGGTTTCTCAGGAGGTAAAATACATTTGAATTGTACTATTTCTAGTCAATTTCTAACTTCTTTATTAATGACTGCTCCTTTAGCATTAAATGATACAGAAATATTTATAAAAAATGGATTAGTATCAAAGCCATATATAGACATTACTATAAAATTAATGCAAGTTTTTGGAATAAAAGTATTTAACAAGAATTATACACATTTTAAAATTTGTAGTAATCAAAATTATATTTCACCAGGGGCTTTTTTAATAGAAGGAGATGCTTCTTCTGCATCTTATTTTTTAGCTGCAGGGTCTATAAAAGGAGGAAAAGTTAGGGTTAATGGAATAGGTAAAAATAGTATACAAGGAGACATAAAATTCGTTGAAGTACTTAAGAAGATGGGATCAGAAATAAAAATAAAAAATAATTATATTACTGTAAAAAAGGGAAATTTAAAATCTGTAACATTAGATATGAATGATATGCCAGATGTAGCAATGACAACAGCTATGTTAGCATTATTTTCTTCTGGAGAAACTTTGATTACAAATATTTATAATTGGCGAGTAAAAGAAACTGATAGAATTAGCGCAATGTCAAAAGAATTAAAAAAAATAGGATCTATTGTCACAGAAGGAAAAGATTTTATAAAAATATCCCCTCCTAAACAGTTTATATCTGCTGAAATAAGTACTTATGATGACCATAGAATAGCTATGTGTTTTTCTCTAATAGCATTATCTGGGAAAAAAGTAACTATTTTAAATCCAAAATGTGTTAATAAAACTTTTCCAGAATATTTTAAAATTTTCTTTTCAATTAGTAAATTTGAATAA